TTTTTCCTGCTATTATAGTATCGCCGTTTGATCTCATCGATCCGATCGAACTTGGGGATGAAGGTTTTGAGCTGATCCGAGGTGAGCTCCAGTTCCTTTGTCGCTTTCCAGATCTTGACGATATCGAGCAGCTCCATTGTCTCCTCGGACCACGCCACGTTATGTCTTTTCGGGGCGGGAAGCGCTCGACGTTCAGCTCCTATATTGGCGCTTAGAGGCACTAAGATGCCAAGTACAAAGCTGAATATGGCAACTGAGGCGAAAATCATTATGTTTTTCTTCCCCATAGCTGTGAAAACCTCCTTAATCTTTCATTCCGGCCAAAACCAAACCCGTTTCATATCCGATCTCACCATAATCCGGCGGTCCGATCAACTCGGGTTCAATCAATGCATCCATCTTATCTCCGTTTACAGATGTATCGGATTCGCCCCGGTTCACCTCCGATTCCACGTAGATATCGGATTGAGTTTCATCCTCGGCCGGCACGGCCATTCTCTCGATCTGCTTCACCTGGGTGCTATCGATCAACATGGAGAGATAGGGACGTATATCAGTCTGTTGGATCTTGATCGTTTCACCGGACAGCAGAGGGTTTGTAAGCATGGGGGAAAGCTTAATCCCGATCGTCACCATCAGCAGGAAGATCGAGAGCACCAAGGCGGCAAACCCCGCTATCGGGAGGAATTGAACGGATCTGGGTCTTCTAAGCGAATATATGAGCATCTCCTCCTCGATCCGTCTATGCAGATCGGTCATGAATTGATTCCATCTCTCCTCGCTCGGGTATTCCATCTCCAGACTGGAAGCGAGCTCGATCGTCCTCCTCAGCTCCGTCTCTTCCCTCCTGCATCTCGGGCATCTTGACAGATGCTCCACGACCTGCCGCTCCCTACGGGGTTTGAGAACACCCTCTATATATCCCGGAAGCAGATCGGATACTTTGTCACACTTCATCATGTTCTTCCTCCCCGCGCACATATGGTGATAATATCTCTCTTAACTTCCGTGTGGCATGAAACAGATTTGCCTTCACGGTTCCGATGCTTCTGTTTAAAACCCCTGCGATCTCCTTCAAGGATAGACCCTCATAGTGTCGAAGGATGAAGACCTGTCTCTGCATATCGGGTAAACTATCTATTGCCTCCTCTATCTTTCTCCTCAGCTCCTCGCGTTCCACCTTATCGTCCGGCGATGAAATTCTGCTGCCGCTGTAGAGGTAATTCTCACCTTTATGAGGCAGGTTTTCGTTGATCTCCATCTCATGATATCTCTTTTTGCGCCTCGTATAATCTATACAATAGTTCCTTGAGATGCTGTAAAGCCAAGTATAAAAGGAGGATTTATGTCTGAATGTCCCCAGCGATTTGAAGGCGCGCAGAAAAATCTCCTGTGTCAGGTCGAGAGCATCATCGGGGTTATGCGTGAAGTTGTAAGCTATCTCGTAAACTCGCTTTCTATATCGCCTGACCAGCTCGTTGAAGGCTTCAAAATCGCCTTCCTGAAACCTCTTCACCAGGATGTAGTCTAAATCCCTGTCATCCATTGAATTCCTGAAAATTGGACGATTCGGAGTCAGGAAAGGTTTAAGGGCCCGGGCGGGATAGGAGAAAAGCCGGCGAGAGGACTCGAACCTCCGACTAGCTGATTACGAATCAGCTGCTCTGCCTCTGAGCTACGCCGGCATAGCTGATATGGTGCCGAGAGGCGGAATCGAACCGCCGACACGAGGATTTTCAGTCCTCTGCTCTGCCGACTGAGCTATCTCGGCACCCTAACAACTAAAAATATACCAAAACCTTCCCTGTATGTCAAGGTCACGCTTTGGAATTTTTCCGCCCCTACAACTCCAGTCGGCACTTCAAACCGCCCTCACTCAAGAAGGCCTCTCTCGAGGGTATTGTCGATGAGGGCGAAGATGGCAGACTGGGACATGCTCGACCAGACCATGACCAGAAACGTGCCCAGAAGAAAGAGAGACCAAGATCGACTGATCAGGTAGATGGTATATCCCAGAGAAGCAACGAGGTCGAAGAGAACGAAAGAGCATTTCCGTCCTAGCCTGTCCGAGATAATCCCCCCGGGATATTGATACACCGCTCCGATGAGCACGGCGCTCGCGCCGAGCGCCTCAAGGTATTTGGGGACAAACCTCAACCACAGCTCGCCTCCCATCCCCAATACAAGCATAGCGCCCAGAGATCTCGTAACGCTTAAAAAATGGGAGTTCGATGAGGAAGTCCGAGGTAGAGCGGCCGAGATCAAGCAAGGTGTGAGGCTTTCACCAGAACAAAGATATATCATCGAGGAGCTGGAGATTTTAGGGCGCGGGATTGACGACGAGGATATCCGAAGGAGGATCGGAGTTCTGGAGAGGTGTTATAGACACCCTAAGCTGCCACCTGCTGTAATAAAGGCGATGAGATCACTGTACAAAAGCAAAGTTAAAGGCGAGAATCTGCTGAGGAACCTGGAGGATATCTACCATCTGTATAGGTTAAAGGATATCACCTCTCCCGAAAGGGATTATAAGGCGGAGGGTGAGGGGAAGGTATCGAGGATCATATGTAGCGAAGGGCTGACGTGCATCGCTGATCGTTCAGACTCGGGATCATAACAGCAGACTTTATACTTCCTATCGGCATAGGCAGGTAGCCCTCCCGGTTGAGCCGAGCGTTTGAACGCTGTTGAATATGCAAGCATTCGCCTCACTCATCCCATCCTCCTCGATTTTTCCGGTCGAAGGAGGGCCTCGTACAGTATCACGCCCGCCGCCACTGAGACGTTCAGCGAGTCAGCCCTCCCCACCATCGGTATTCTCACCCTTTCATCGGCCGCCCTTATCAGCCACCCCGGCAGTCCCTCTCCCTCATTGCCCACCATGACGGCGAGCGGGAAGGGATATGCCATCCCGCATGAAACTCGCTCGGCATGAGGGGATGTGGCCAACAGATGAAATCCCTTCCCCTTCAGAAATCCCATCACGTCGTCGGGGTCCCTCTCAAGGATAAGTGGGACGGCGAAGATCGAGCCCATCGACGCCCTGACGCTTTTGGGATCGAACGGATCGGCGGATCGGCCCGTCAGGATAAACCCATCCACGCCGAAGGCATCGCACGTCCTGATCATCGTCCCGATATTGCCCGGATCCCTTATCTCATGCGCCCAGAGGAGACATGATCGGCTTGAGAGGGATATCTCGCTCAGATCGGCCTGGAAGATCTTCGCCACCCCGATGATGCCCTGTGGGTTGTCCCTGAGCGAGATGGACTCGATAACCCGTTCGGAGACCTGAAGGACTCTTATCCCCATCCTTTGGGCCTCCTCTAGGAGCTCAAGCCCTATATCGCTTTTGAGCCTTTCAGGACAGTGAAATATGATCTCCAGTTCAGCCCTTGCCTCGATCGCCTCCTTGAGGAGGCGTATACCCTCGACGAGAAACCTACCGTGTGCCCTTCGATGTTTCCTGTGATGCAGGGATCGTGCCAGTTTGATGGATGGGTTCCTGACGCTCGTTATAACCATCTCAGGGAAAGATCTGGTTCATCCCTTTATTTCCCCCCAAAGGGTTGTCAGCTTTCCAGAGGGCTCCACCGCCAGCTGCCCGCTTATTATCTTCTGAAGGCCGGACTCCATGACGGTCTGGATATCCTTATCGGTGAGAGCGACGTTGAAGATAGCTGCTTCGTCTATGATGCCGACGAAGTAGGAACCTCCTCCCCATCTCCCGATCTCGACGGGGTTCGTCGTCGGAGCCACCTTGCCGGGGCGAGTGCTTGAACCGCTGAAGACGCCGTTGACGTAGACTTTCAACTGGTTGCTTTTCTCATCGGCGTTGTAGGTGGCGGCGAAGTGTATCCATTCCTCTTTTTTCGGCACGAAAGCGCTGGCGCGCGGTTCCCAGTTGCCCTGGGCTTTAACGAAAGCCGACATCTTGTTCCCTTCCTGAGGCGGATCGATCCTCAGCAGGTATTCGTCACTTTTAGCTATCAGCTGTCGCCATGTGCT
This region of Candidatus Poribacteria bacterium genomic DNA includes:
- a CDS encoding zf-HC2 domain-containing protein produces the protein MKCDKVSDLLPGYIEGVLKPRRERQVVEHLSRCPRCRREETELRRTIELASSLEMEYPSEERWNQFMTDLHRRIEEEMLIYSLRRPRSVQFLPIAGFAALVLSIFLLMVTIGIKLSPMLTNPLLSGETIKIQQTDIRPYLSMLIDSTQVKQIERMAVPAEDETQSDIYVESEVNRGESDTSVNGDKMDALIEPELIGPPDYGEIGYETGLVLAGMKD
- a CDS encoding sigma-70 family RNA polymerase sigma factor translates to MDDRDLDYILVKRFQEGDFEAFNELVRRYRKRVYEIAYNFTHNPDDALDLTQEIFLRAFKSLGTFRHKSSFYTWLYSISRNYCIDYTRRKKRYHEMEINENLPHKGENYLYSGSRISSPDDKVEREELRRKIEEAIDSLPDMQRQVFILRHYEGLSLKEIAGVLNRSIGTVKANLFHATRKLREILSPYVRGEEEHDEV
- a CDS encoding RNA methyltransferase, which codes for MVITSVRNPSIKLARSLHHRKHRRAHGRFLVEGIRLLKEAIEARAELEIIFHCPERLKSDIGLELLEEAQRMGIRVLQVSERVIESISLRDNPQGIIGVAKIFQADLSEISLSSRSCLLWAHEIRDPGNIGTMIRTCDAFGVDGFILTGRSADPFDPKSVRASMGSIFAVPLILERDPDDVMGFLKGKGFHLLATSPHAERVSCGMAYPFPLAVMVGNEGEGLPGWLIRAADERVRIPMVGRADSLNVSVAAGVILYEALLRPEKSRRMG
- a CDS encoding LamG domain-containing protein; the encoded protein is YIFSPVWVRGMILPLLDSYHLLAALGYQKGIQGNKVRAVYLHRTPELQIGKQLTMMAWFFAKDISTWRQLIAKSDEYLLRIDPPQEGNKMSAFVKAQGNWEPRASAFVPKKEEWIHFAATYNADEKSNQLKVYVNGVFSGSSTRPGKVAPTTNPVEIGRWGGGSYFVGIIDEAAIFNVALTDKDIQTVMESGLQKIISGQLAVEPSGKLTTLWGEIKG